One region of Bactrocera neohumeralis isolate Rockhampton chromosome 5, APGP_CSIRO_Bneo_wtdbg2-racon-allhic-juicebox.fasta_v2, whole genome shotgun sequence genomic DNA includes:
- the LOC126760052 gene encoding cell division protein ZipA-like, producing MDTKYVNFCRWFVILVLLQTFMPPGAESKPLPGKKANMALSALAGMTAGHLIGRAVAARREKKEKLDMSEHLPPNCRREVRTERDKEDWNKFIETKYIVCDPLPNQPQQPQQQQIQIVQPSAVVPAQPAAPAVQPAVVPQPSQEQPAGYQQPALNGPPIGFVQPPQQAGQPSAQAPQTVQSPQPVPPVQTVQMPQGGQTGPQPMQPVQVVQQAQPAQPAQGPSQVFVMSKKTGYFKKNSADKLLQTNLVLMMMMAFLLIWFQ from the exons ATGGATACGAAGTATGTGAACTTCTGTCGTTGGTTCGTCATTTTGGTGTTGTTGCAGACATTTATGCCACCGGGGGCAGAGAGCAAGCCTTTGCCTGGAAAGAAAGCAAATATGG CGCTCAGCGCCTTGGCTGGCATGACCGCAGGCCATTTGATAGGACGTGCCGTCGCCGCTCGTCGtgagaaaaaggaaaaactaGATATGAGCGAACACTTGCCACCAAATTGTAGAAGAGAGGTTAGAACTGAACGGGATAAGGAAGACTGGAACAAATTCATTGAAACCAAATACATTGTATGCGATCCGCTTCCAAATCAACCGcaacagccacaacaacaacaaatt CAAATTGTCCAGCCATCGGCGGTAGTACCCGCTCAGCCAGCCGCGCCAGCTGTTCAACCGGCTGTTGTTCCGCAGCCAAGTCAGGAGCAGCCCGCAGGCTACCAACAACCCGCATTGAATGGTCCGCCAATCGGATTTGTCCAACCTCCTCAGCAAGCCGGTCAACCGTCAGCACAAGCTCCACAAACAGTCCAATCCCCACAACCGGTTCCACCAGTTCAGACAGTACAAATGCCACAAGGTGGCCAAACAGGCCCACAACCAATGCAACCAGTTCAAGTGGTTCAACAGGCTCAACCTGCCCAACCGGCTCAAGGCCCTTCACAAGTATTTGTTATGTCGAAGAAAACGGGTTACTTCAAAAAGAACTCTGCCGACAAGTTACTGCAAACCAATCTCGtcctgatgatgatgatggctTTCCTACTCATTTGGTTCCAGTag
- the LOC126758821 gene encoding 40S ribosomal protein S14a, with the protein MAPRKAKAQKEEVQVSLGPQVRDGEYVFGVAHIYASFNDTFVHVTDLSGRETIARVTGGMKVKADRDEASPYAAMLAAQDVAEKCKTLGITALHIKLRATGGNKTKTPGPGAQSALRALARSSMKIGRIEDVTPIPSDSTRRKGGRRGRRL; encoded by the exons ATGGCACCCAGAAAGGCTAAAGCTCAAAAGGAAGAAGTCCAAGTATCGTTGGGCCCACAAGTACGTGATGGTGAATACGTTTTCGGTGTTGCACACATCTATGCCAGTTTCAACGATACCTTCGTTCATGTTACCGATTTGTCTGGCCGTGAAACCATTGCTCGCGTCACTGGTGGTATGAAAGTGAAGGCTGATCGTGATGAAGCTTCACCCTACGCTGCTATGTTGGCTGCTCAA GATGTCGCTGAAAAATGCAAAACTCTTGGCATCACTGCTCTGCACATCAAATTGCGTGCTACCGGTGGTAACAAGACCAAAACTCCTGGACCCGGTGCCCAGTCAGCGTTGCGTGCTTTGGCTCGTTCTTCAATGAAAATTGGACGCATCGAAGATGTTACACCAATCCCATCAGATTCCACACGCAGGAAGGGAGGTCGTCGTGGTCGCCGTCTTTAA